The nucleotide sequence GGATTGCCGGAGATGGATCAAAGTACTCGACACTGACTCTGCCATCGATGCTGGATATGGCAAACCCTTCACCGCTAGGAAAGGTCTTAAGGTCCGTGATTTGCAGCTTCAAGCCACTTTCACGGACCTGGAAAGGAGTGTTCCAGTTGCGATGGTCGTAGACTTCCACCGTACGTTCGGTCATGCCAATGGCTAAGTAGGTAGAGGTTGTATCCATATTTAGgattttcttctccattTTCCTCGACACGATGGGATGGGAAGTTCGGGAATCCACGATATGAAAGTGCTTGTTGAAAGTAGATGCCACTAGCAAGCTGTCGTTGAAGGTGgccaaattgttgattcCAGAGTCGAGCTCTGTTTGTGGAGCGGGTACAAACAGCTCCTTCATAAGTTTCCCATTTTCGTAGTCCACGTGGTATAACAGGCCATCAAGTGATCCCACATACGCGAGAGTGTCTCTGAGGTACTGAATACTTAGTATGGGGACCGGGGTGATGAATTCGTTGAGGATTCGGGTGTTGTCGAGGAAACTGCAATCGtagagaagaagtttgttATTCCATGAGGAAAAGAGGAATTGATCCTGGGACTTCGAGAACTTGAGGTCCGAGATTATATCCAAGTGCTTGGGGACATCAACTCTGATGAACGGTTCAGAGTCGAGGATGGTCATGGGATTGGTTAAGTGGTGGGGGATGTGGAAGATTGGTGATTTTCGCGAATGCCAAACATCTGCGACAAGTGATGTGAGATAAGATGGTTTAGACTCAAGTACGTGTGCAGTTCAAGGCTAGAagggtgtatgggtcaggCGTAGAACGGTGTACAGACCGGCTTGGACGTCTTTTTCAATCGTCGAAATTACTATCAGCCATATTTATTATAGACATTATATCCACTAAACCACTAAAAATCAAACCCATAAACAGTCACAATGCTAATTGGTCCCAAAAATCTTGCCAAGGTCTGTCAAGACAATACGGTAGCGTGCATCGGAATTGGagattttcttcatcatgTCTGGGTAAATCTCTTCGTTAATAGAGTATACTTCAGTCCAGGGTCTCACGTTGTGcttggctgcaaattctaACATTATCTTCATAAATAAGCCCTAGGCCGGCAATTATGTTTGCAGCTCAGACTCCAACTTGACTCATGTATAGCGGGTGACTCTGATCACCCATCAGTAACCGACTCTTTGACCCACAAATTCTGTTAGTAGTTGACTCTTTTACCACAACTCGGAGGAAGTTTCGTGCATTGTCTCATGCTACTAATTCCATTCTGATTACATCAACTTGtgtatttttcaacttatcTATTAGCTATTCTTTCTGAACCGAACAATTTCAGCTGGGTCCTGGTCCGGCTCTACCCACTCAAAGTTCTCGCCC is from Yamadazyma tenuis chromosome 6, complete sequence and encodes:
- the BUB3 gene encoding mitotic spindle checkpoint protein Bub3 (EggNog:ENOG503NUFR; COG:D), which gives rise to MTILDSEPFIRVDVPKHLDIISDLKFSKSQDQFLFSSWNNKLLLYDCSFLDNTRILNEFITPVPILSIQYLRDTLAYVGSLDGSLYHVDYENGKLMKESFVPAPQTELDSGINNLATFNDSLLVASTFNKHFHIVDSRTSHPIVSRKMEKKILNMDTTSTYLAIGMTERTVEVYDHRNWNTPFQVRESGLKSQITDLKTFPSGEGFAISSIDGRVSVEYFDPSPAIQDKKYAFKCHRLLDKLTQTDVVYPVNSILFNRKSNHLYTSGSDGCLNLWNWETRRRVKQFPKFKTDELVESIVKLDLNCSQSVLAVATSDDGFKNSPSLEQTGSSPRFSSCIYVKRV